A single window of Sphingobacterium sp. ML3W DNA harbors:
- a CDS encoding serine hydrolase domain-containing protein, protein MQKLFLILVLPIVLFSFQQKSETSLEKKSITKKDTLSKNLRTAYKKDKIVGFSVSIVDEKGSIYDKGFGYTDINKNKAYTSNTIQNIASISKTLIGISLFKAQELGKLNLNEPINKYLPFKVINPNYPDVPILIKHLAYHTSSIIDLDEIYAKSYVLTKNEHDKNEGVYDYFNKPETNISLLNFMQNSLTKDGKWYTKNSFSNAKPGEKREYSNIAAALCALVIESATGQDYRSFTKDNILKPLGMNSSGWSTKDIDQTKRSRLFANKEKMIAEYSLITYADGGFLTSSSDLGLFLSELIKGYGGNGILLSQESYKKLFEKHNLSENGKSEDYGVFIEFRNRFLKVKDDMIGHNGSDPGVFTAMYFNPKTKIGKIVLVNTDTDFSTDVWPEIEEIWKSLSDYENTINKIE, encoded by the coding sequence ATGCAAAAACTATTTTTAATACTTGTGCTTCCCATAGTATTGTTTTCGTTTCAACAAAAAAGTGAGACTAGCCTCGAAAAAAAAAGCATAACAAAAAAAGATACCTTATCTAAAAACTTAAGAACTGCTTATAAAAAAGATAAGATTGTTGGGTTTTCAGTCTCTATCGTAGATGAGAAAGGGTCAATTTACGATAAAGGATTTGGATATACAGATATTAATAAAAATAAGGCATACACCTCAAATACCATTCAAAACATAGCATCCATATCTAAAACCCTAATCGGAATATCCTTATTTAAAGCACAAGAATTGGGAAAATTAAATTTAAATGAGCCTATCAATAAATACCTCCCTTTCAAGGTTATCAACCCAAATTATCCTGATGTTCCAATCCTTATTAAGCATTTGGCATATCATACATCATCCATCATTGACCTTGATGAGATTTATGCAAAATCGTATGTTCTAACAAAAAATGAACACGATAAAAATGAAGGTGTTTACGACTATTTTAATAAACCCGAAACGAATATATCACTGTTAAATTTCATGCAAAACAGTCTTACTAAAGATGGGAAATGGTATACAAAAAACTCATTTTCAAATGCAAAACCAGGGGAAAAACGTGAATACTCCAATATAGCAGCAGCGCTTTGTGCATTGGTCATAGAATCTGCAACCGGACAAGATTATCGTTCTTTCACGAAAGATAATATCCTAAAACCATTAGGGATGAATTCCTCTGGCTGGTCAACAAAAGATATTGACCAAACAAAGCGTTCCAGATTGTTTGCAAACAAGGAAAAGATGATTGCTGAATATTCGCTTATAACTTATGCTGATGGCGGATTTTTAACATCGAGTAGTGATTTAGGATTATTTTTATCGGAATTAATCAAAGGTTATGGAGGAAACGGAATACTATTAAGCCAAGAGAGCTACAAGAAGCTATTTGAAAAACATAACCTTTCGGAGAACGGAAAAAGTGAAGATTATGGCGTTTTTATTGAGTTCCGTAATAGATTTTTAAAAGTTAAAGATGATATGATTGGCCATAATGGTTCTGATCCCGGTGTATTTACAGCGATGTATTTTAATCCCAAAACTAAAATTGGTAAAATAGTACTGGTTAATACCGATACGGATTTTAGTACTGATGTTTGGCCCGAAATAGAAGAAATATGGAAATCATTATCAGATTATGAAAATACAATAAACAAAATTGAATAA